Within Halopelagius longus, the genomic segment TGTCGGCCAGGAGGTCGAGAATCGCCAAGTCGTGTTCGACCACGAGAACCGCCCGGTCCTCGTCCTCCGCCAACTCTTGGATGAGTCGCGCGGCGGTCACTCGCTGACCGATGTCGAGGTACGGCGAAATCTCGTCGAGGAAGTAGAAGTCCCTGTCGCGGGCGAGCGTGGCCGCGAGGGCCACGCGCTGGAGTTCGCCGCCCGAGAGCGTATCGAGCGGTTGGTCCATCACCGGGCCGATGCCGAGGCGTTCGACGTAGTCGTCGAGTGCGCCGCGTTCGTCCGTCGAATCGAGCAGATCGCGGGTGACGCCGTCGAACTGCTTCGGAATCTGGTCGACGTACTGCGGCTTGCGGGCGATGGTGACCACCTCGCCGCGGACGCGTTCGACGTAGTTCTGCAGTTCGGTGCCGCGGAACCGGTCGAGGACGGCCTCCCACGACGCCTCCTCGCCGTAGTCGCCGAGGTTCGGCACCATCTCGCCGGCGAGGGCCCGCACGGCCGTCGTCTTCCCGATGCCGTTCGGACCGAGGATGCCCGTCACGGAGCCCGCCTCGGGGACCGGAAGCCCGTAGAGGGCGAAGGAGTTCTCGCCGTAGCGGTGGACGGGGTCGTCCTGCAGTTCCGTGGGGAGGTTGATTATCTCGATGGCGTCGAACGGGCATTTCTCGACGCAGATGCCGCACGTCTCGCCGAGGCACACCTCCTCGGAGATGCGTATCTGGTCCGGGCCGCCGTCGTACGGTTCGTCCTCTTCGTAGTAGTCCCCCCGAGTGACGATGCACTCTTTGCCCGTCCGGTTCGGCGGGCAGAAGTTGGCGCACTCGTAGCTACAGCGGTCGGGCTGGCACCTATCGAGGTCGACTACCGCGATACTGTCGTCCGCCATGTTAGAGTTGGACGCCCGCGGTGAGCAGGATGGTGAACGAGATGAACCACAGCGTGAACGTCATGAACGCGACGTAGAGGTAGTCCTTCGCGCCGAAGTCCTCGACGTCCACGCCGACGAGTCGGAGAATGGGGAACTGGGCGAGGACGGCCGCGCCGAAGAGAGCCAGCGAAAGCTGGTTCGTCGCGGCGTCCACCGTCGTCCCGACCACCACCCCCGACGCCAACGCGGCGGCGACGCCCGCGAGGCAGGCGAGTGTGGTGACCGTGACCCCCCGGACGTGCCCCGAGAGACCGGTCTGAGTTTCCGTGGCCATGTGTGTCCGTCCGGTACCCTGCGTCAAAAGGCGTTCGTTCCCCGTGCGGCGGACGAGCGTCCACTCGGCGGGGACAGAACTTCACGTTAGGCACCGGTTAGCCGGTTCGGCCGTCGTAACTCACGAAGGTTTATGCCGTTCGGCCGTTTCGATTCGTAACGATGGCTGAGGCAGAACAGGAGAGTCTCGACGACCTCCCCCCGAGTGCGAAGTTGGTTTTCAAGGTACT encodes:
- a CDS encoding EMC6-like membrane protein; this translates as MATETQTGLSGHVRGVTVTTLACLAGVAAALASGVVVGTTVDAATNQLSLALFGAAVLAQFPILRLVGVDVEDFGAKDYLYVAFMTFTLWFISFTILLTAGVQL